The genomic window ctccatatgaagtattaaatttgtttccccgcagaccactcgtatttcgctCTTTTCTTCAtccgtgatgtagtaactcccgtAATTTTGCCATGCATGACGTACTTACCAggcgcagtttttttttttacagcggTAACATCGCTGGCTCAAATCTCTGATAGAGGATGGTGGACTTGCGATGGCGGTGATGAGAGGGAAGTGAGAATTCGCCTAATGATGCTTTTGAACTGAGTTCTAAAAAGTTTGAATATCgaggtaaagtttccgcacagccccatactattgtaaaacaaatctgttttcccaatggaaatgtattgtttttgtaattgttttctctgttcaagaactgaatgtataatgtaggatggggatgtgcggaaattttacctttataaAGCTTGCATCGTAATCATTCCTACTCCAATCCAGAGGCTATGGCAAAGAGTGGCCAGGACAGTCAACTGTTAAAACAAGATTTACAATGTGGTTGCTGTTTTGAGCTGATGGTTGAACCTACTACACTTAGTTGTGGACACAGCTTTTGTCGGTTTTGCCTTGCAAAGTGGTGGCATGCATCAAGACACAACACATGTCCAGAGTGTCGGCAACCATGGTCAGGATTCCCAAAAGTTAATATTGCATTACGGTGAGATGAGaacaagttttattttgcagtgCAGTAACTTTTACCTGGACAGCCTCATACTTTGTGAACAAAGTGCTCTACATTCTTACTATGAAtgcaaaaaataaacttgttaaTCTCCCATATTATAAAGAAGGTTAAGCAGTgcattcttaaaatttttaaattacaaatttattttagctttcttgcaaaattttaaaacttcaaataCCAATGCACAACATGCTATTAATATGCAAAGTACTTAATTTCATGTTATAAGAGCACCTGACAACATAAAAGCCTTCATTAGGGACtgttaaatgcaaatttacGGGCAATATTTCGTAAACATTGCATTAGTTAAGTTTTCATATCAATTACAACATTTTTGTCCACTCAGTTCAGTCTTGAGAAAAAATTCCCATTGCTTTTCTACATTTTACCTTCTTGACAAAGTTGTTGAAATGACAATATTATTGGTTGAAAatgtattcctttttttaaggagaaattcaatCTACCTTGTAATCACCCCTTGGAGTGAAAGGGCTCATGTTCGAGACAGAAATAAGTGTTGAATTTACTGTATATCATGTAAACTACAAGGAACAAATGTGCAAAATATAGTAATAACATTGAAACCTACTACAGGGTACATTCACTGTATAAATACTGGAGTGATCATATGATATTACTTGTATGCTGTATAGATGTGGTGTGATATGATATCTTTGATGTTGtagtgaatttttatttttctccaaattattttCTGGTAGAAAAACTATCAAAGTACTCTTTTCAAAGGAAGAGGCCGAACGAAGATGTTTCCTGGAGTCTTCCCCAGATTTTGGATTAGTGTTGTCCAAGTTTGATGCTCTAGAAAACAAATCTTCACAAAGGTTGCATAGCAGTCGTGAAGTAGAATTTCTTCAAGGTCAAAATTTGGGGATTACCTTCACAAAGCTTATATTTATTGTTCTCTCTGTCCTTGGCATTGTCATGGTAAGTTACTGTAAAGGTCTTGTATTTGAGGTGTTGTGCGATGTGCTGTTATCTAGCAAATGGCTATCTTACATCATTTGCTATCTTTCATGAACAGCTCTCAAAATAAGCTGTCTTTCTATCATGTCTTAAACAGAACAGAAATTGAACAATTAATGGCTGTTGTGGTGGTAATTTTTCCTCAGCTTGAAATTTGTGGAAacagttttattatattttcctATTTGCTTCTGATTATGTGAAAATCAGAGCAGAATATTAATCTAActggtttgaaaaaaatttaaaccaaattAATTTTGGCACTATAGTAAAGTTAACAGcttctaaaaaaataaacaagttacAGGTTCTTGTGACTGGATTAGATAGTTTGAATAATCTACAAGGGGTTTGCAACAGATTCTGCTATTTCTATAAGTTTAATTCAAGTGATTGGATTGTTCCTCATGGTCTGTTACAAGTATTTCTAAAGAAAGTGTAGTTATAAAACAATACATATTTTAATTAAacactttctttaattttttgtttacagaaaTCAAAGTCAACTGATTAGGGTATATGATACACTTTTACACCAGTtgtaatttgtaaaatttatgaTACAAATGTTTTGAAGGGATTGTTATTGTGTTTTAAATCTAGTTATAGTAaatctttgtttctcttttgttgATTGTAGTTTATATATCATGTCCTAAGTTTGTTCATGGACCAAAGAGATCCTCTTGTCAGAAAACCAGTGCATAAGTGGAGTACACAGAATGTGGCTAAATGGCTTGAAAGCTTGGGTGATTGGGCAGAAGAATATGGTGACAGGTTCCAAGATGCAGGAATTGATGGAAACCTCCTGATGTCGCTGTCTGAATATGACTTGGAGACTCCCCCTCTTAATGTTGTAGTTTCCTATCACAGGCGGGTACTATTGAAGGAACTTGAAGCATTAAAAGCCGGTGGAGTAAAGCAGCCAACAGATGTGTGGGAATATAAGGTACACAAACTAAGAGGCAATGTTAGAATAATGACACTGATGATTCCCCAACCCTAACATTTTTTGTATGACTGTCATATTCATGGTACTGAAAATCTGAGTAAGTATAGATTATCTATATTTAATGGTAAtgtattttttgaaagaaaaatacccACTGTTTACATGGCTGTCCACAGCCAAGATATTCTGCCCCCACACTGTGGAACATCCTTCCAGAAAATATTTGGGAAATCACTcagcaaaattaagaaaaaacttaaGACACATCTTTTTAATTTAGCTTACAACAAGTAACTTTTCTTGGGGGTGGTCAATTGTGTATTTTTAGTATAGATAGATACACATATAGATATAGATATTTCTTATAATTCATTATATTTGCTGTATTTTATATATAGTTTTAAATTCATGTCAAGcacttttgatcattttaatgTTAAAAGGCATTATCTTAagtgaataattattattaattgaaACTTCCAgggcaaatgtgaaatttgaGGAAAATCTCACAGCCAAGGACAACAACAGCCAACATACCAGAAAGCCAAAAAGGGGATATATTTACTAAATAAAGctcccattaattttcattttgcacATTGACAGCAAATTctattgacttttttttaactttaccaAGCAGCATTTGAGATCAGCTATTTCTTATAACTATCACTGGACTCTACAGAGcgagttttcttttcttctatgTCAAGTAATAAATATGAAAAAGTGAAAGTATTGAGCTGGCTTTTTCTTGCTGgctttgggtttttttttacagaaataaTCAGACAATTATTGAGGTAGATGGGGTTATTGTGTGAAAACTGTCTGGTGAATTAATGGGTGGGTTATGATGAAAAATACTTATTAACTGGTAATCTTAAAAATGTGATTTCAAAAGAATAATATCTTGTATAAATTTAGATCTTTGGTCGTAGAccattttttccttaatttagTTTGTTTAATTCCAGGCTGCTTATCCTGTGCGTGCAATACTTCTTCTTTGGGGTTTGCGTGAGTTTCCAAGGTTGACAGTCTTCTACACATTCTTTGCCTGTAACCAAGATGTTTTTCAACCTCTGTTATATTATACTAGTGAAACCAACTTTGAAGGAAGTATATTTGAGGTGAGGGCttgaaaatattataaataaCCTGCAAATGTATTTCCAACATCTAAGTAATAACTTAAAGGAACTTTCCAAACAAAATGTGTGTCTGTGGTAGTTTTACCCTGTCAAAGCACTCAACAAGTGAAAAGATAACTAATGTTCACATGTGTATTTTTCTCTGATCATATTTAACATATCCTCTGAAGGAGAAtgtaatttgaaaggaaaaaaatttaaaagaaaagataaagaaagaaaagaaaaaagttgaggTGACTATGGCTTGGAACCTATAACTTTGGACACAAAAGGAGTAGGTGTATTGGGGTTAAGGTTAGCTTTAGGGTCAGGCTTGTGCTAGGTACTTAGGTAATTTCCTGCCCTGTCCCCAGTGTGTCATTTTACCATTGTACAAACTCTGCTTTACCTAAGTCCtccttttgtcacaattttggCATAAATGAGAGCTGTTCAATAACCCCTCTTCATTTTACACCACATTTCTTTCTTACTGCAATTCTCTAGAAGTACAACTATATGATAGAAGGCACATTCAGTTATAGACTGCCTTTTATTATATGATGGACTCCAGGGTTT from Pocillopora verrucosa isolate sample1 chromosome 8, ASM3666991v2, whole genome shotgun sequence includes these protein-coding regions:
- the LOC131772733 gene encoding bifunctional apoptosis regulator-like, whose product is MAKSGQDSQLLKQDLQCGCCFELMVEPTTLSCGHSFCRFCLAKWWHASRHNTCPECRQPWSGFPKVNIALRKTIKVLFSKEEAERRCFLESSPDFGLVLSKFDALENKSSQRLHSSREVEFLQGQNLGITFTKLIFIVLSVLGIVMFIYHVLSLFMDQRDPLVRKPVHKWSTQNVAKWLESLGDWAEEYGDRFQDAGIDGNLLMSLSEYDLETPPLNVVVSYHRRVLLKELEALKAGGVKQPTDVWEYKAAYPVRAILLLWGLREFPRLTVFYTFFACNQDVFQPLLYYTSETNFEGSIFEATVIPSEEYLRFVLRLILVPYYLIGKFTLKWIYLNYFVGAVVLIYSVLMSLHEFSKLRWLLMMGGWRQLPGLFIGIIITASVNGLFHLALWSFLPSFICDIAFYWMLFLAPYAAWHSFKVGLANGEVHFHPARDFFLWIWRVLHQLRTG